The following proteins are encoded in a genomic region of Flammeovirga pectinis:
- a CDS encoding S9 family peptidase gives MITLILNVNNYVLALTIGNRNVFLCPIDEINMNKNIQPPVALQEPKVLEMHGDKRNDPYYWMRDRENQNVIDYLNAENKYLDDVMSEHKSFEEELFEEIKGRIQEKDESVPYKSRGYFYYVRYEEGGEYPIYCRKKESLEAEEQVIIDANIEAKDKKYYKVGGLSIGEDTNMMAYAEDIVGRRIYTVRFKNIATGEILTDILTDTSGDAVWAADGKTVFYTTQDAETLRPDKVWRHTLGTDQKDDVLVYEETDETYWIGVRRSKSRKYLVIDAGSTLTTETRILLADNPTGEFVPFIPREKEHEYSVSHFDGYFYVVTNWEAKNFRLMRVAETADTTNKANWEEVIAHRPNVLLEGLDIFKKYYVLEERSNGLVHIRIIKWEDGSEHYLDFGEETYSAWTGTNPDFDSEILRYGYNSLTTPYSEYDYSMTDRSKVLLKQQKVLGKFDSNDYEAKRLYATAKDGVKVPISVVYKKGLELDGNAPMYMTGYGSYGISYDVAFSPSRISLMERGFAFAIAHIRGGEDLGRAWYEDGKMLKKQNTFDDFIACSEFLIEQKYTSSEKFVINGGSAGGLLMGAVMNARPDLYKYIIADVPFVDVVTTMLDDTIPLTTGEYDEWGNPNEKEYYDYMLSYSPYDQVKEGAYPHLLVTSGLHDSQVQYWEPTKWVAKLRQENTSNNFIFLKTNMEAGHSGASGRFQRFKEVAFEYASIFAIVTPDKMHKIDR, from the coding sequence ATGATTACTCTAATTTTAAATGTAAATAATTATGTTTTAGCATTAACAATCGGAAATAGAAATGTATTTTTGTGCCCTATTGATGAAATAAATATGAATAAAAATATACAACCCCCAGTTGCTCTTCAAGAGCCGAAGGTATTAGAAATGCATGGTGATAAGCGTAACGATCCTTATTATTGGATGCGTGATCGTGAAAATCAAAATGTGATAGATTACTTAAATGCAGAAAACAAATATTTAGATGATGTTATGTCTGAACATAAATCATTTGAAGAGGAGTTATTTGAAGAAATTAAAGGGAGAATTCAAGAGAAAGATGAAAGTGTTCCTTATAAATCTAGAGGATACTTTTATTATGTTAGGTATGAAGAAGGCGGAGAATACCCAATTTATTGCCGTAAAAAAGAATCACTAGAGGCAGAAGAGCAAGTGATTATTGACGCCAATATTGAAGCAAAAGATAAAAAATATTACAAAGTAGGAGGACTATCTATTGGTGAAGATACCAATATGATGGCATATGCTGAGGATATTGTAGGTAGAAGAATTTACACAGTTAGATTTAAAAATATAGCAACAGGAGAAATTCTTACTGATATATTAACTGATACATCTGGTGATGCAGTTTGGGCAGCAGATGGTAAAACAGTATTCTACACTACACAAGATGCCGAAACTTTACGTCCAGATAAAGTATGGCGTCATACTCTAGGTACTGATCAAAAGGACGATGTATTGGTTTATGAAGAAACGGATGAAACGTATTGGATTGGAGTTAGACGTTCTAAATCACGTAAATATTTAGTAATCGATGCAGGTTCTACGTTAACAACAGAAACTAGAATCTTATTAGCAGATAACCCAACTGGAGAATTTGTTCCTTTTATTCCAAGAGAAAAAGAGCACGAATATAGTGTATCTCATTTTGATGGCTATTTCTATGTAGTAACCAATTGGGAGGCAAAGAATTTCCGCTTAATGCGTGTTGCAGAAACTGCAGATACTACCAATAAAGCCAATTGGGAAGAAGTGATTGCACATAGACCAAATGTGTTACTAGAAGGGTTAGATATCTTTAAAAAATACTATGTATTAGAAGAACGAAGTAATGGTTTAGTTCATATTCGCATTATTAAATGGGAAGACGGAAGCGAGCATTATTTAGATTTTGGAGAAGAAACGTATAGTGCGTGGACAGGAACAAACCCAGATTTTGACTCTGAAATATTAAGATATGGCTATAACTCTCTAACAACCCCTTATTCGGAATATGATTACAGTATGACGGATAGATCAAAGGTTTTACTAAAGCAACAAAAGGTTTTAGGGAAATTTGATTCGAACGATTACGAGGCTAAAAGACTATACGCAACTGCAAAAGATGGAGTGAAAGTTCCTATATCAGTTGTTTATAAAAAAGGTCTTGAATTGGATGGAAATGCGCCAATGTATATGACGGGTTATGGATCTTATGGTATATCTTATGATGTAGCCTTTAGTCCATCTCGTATTAGTTTAATGGAAAGAGGGTTCGCTTTTGCCATTGCTCATATACGTGGAGGAGAAGATTTAGGTAGAGCATGGTATGAGGATGGGAAGATGCTTAAAAAGCAAAATACTTTCGATGATTTTATTGCATGTTCTGAGTTTCTAATTGAACAAAAATATACATCATCAGAAAAGTTTGTGATTAACGGCGGAAGTGCTGGTGGTTTACTTATGGGTGCTGTTATGAATGCTCGTCCTGATTTGTATAAATATATTATTGCGGATGTTCCATTTGTAGACGTAGTGACTACAATGCTAGATGATACTATTCCTTTAACAACAGGAGAGTATGACGAATGGGGTAACCCTAATGAGAAAGAATATTATGATTATATGCTTTCTTATTCTCCATACGATCAGGTTAAGGAAGGAGCATATCCACATTTACTTGTTACTTCTGGTTTACATGATTCGCAGGTACAGTATTGGGAACCTACAAAATGGGTAGCCAAACTTCGTCAAGAAAATACAAGTAATAACTTCATTTTCTTAAAGACAAATATGGAAGCGGGACATAGTGGTGCTTCTGGTAGATTCCAAAGATTTAAGGAAGTAGCCTTTGAATATGCATCAATATTTGCAATTGTTACTCCAGATAAAATGCATAAAATAGATCGTTAA
- a CDS encoding DUF2851 family protein, which yields MQENFLHFIWKFKYFQQTSLSTQRQETLTIKSTGLHNHNAGPDFLNASIAINDIDWYGHIEIHKNASDWKKHKHDNNPAYKNVILHVVWTYDYDIVREDDTIVPTLLLTPLVDHKLIEKFDHLFLEGNTIKCQQLLVDVPRIKRVSMLDRVLFERVERKASDILSLLKNLDRNWEECTYQILTEYFGFKVNNDAFKRLSTLIPLRLLKLHAHIPFQNEALLFGASGLIDQNTITDEYTQKLVREFKFLSHKYNLKGKEMSKVEWNYLRLRPANFPSIRIAQLAAIVTNIPHLCSSFLHINSPDIFYRLMKIPTSSYWHSHYLFNKESTKVIPKYIGKASLQSLLINVIIPLQFAYGLDKELESYTEKAISLLDQIPKENNKITRQWTALGLKNNSSLDSQALLELYNNYCSKSRCLECGMGHHLLTKKNEHMNISS from the coding sequence ATGCAAGAAAATTTTCTACACTTTATCTGGAAGTTTAAATACTTTCAGCAAACTTCTTTGTCTACTCAAAGGCAAGAAACTTTAACGATTAAGTCTACTGGTCTACATAATCATAATGCAGGGCCTGATTTTCTAAATGCTTCTATCGCTATTAATGATATTGATTGGTATGGACATATAGAAATACATAAAAATGCCTCTGATTGGAAAAAACATAAACATGATAATAACCCTGCCTATAAAAATGTAATTTTACATGTAGTTTGGACTTATGATTATGATATTGTTAGAGAAGATGATACTATAGTCCCTACATTACTTTTAACTCCATTAGTAGATCATAAATTAATAGAGAAATTTGATCATCTGTTTTTAGAAGGCAATACAATTAAGTGCCAACAATTACTAGTTGATGTACCTCGAATTAAAAGAGTTTCAATGCTTGACAGAGTTCTATTTGAAAGAGTAGAGAGAAAAGCTTCAGATATCTTATCATTATTAAAAAACCTTGATAGAAATTGGGAGGAATGTACTTATCAAATACTTACAGAATACTTTGGGTTTAAAGTAAATAATGATGCTTTTAAACGCCTATCAACTCTGATACCTCTACGCCTTCTTAAACTACATGCACATATTCCTTTTCAGAATGAAGCTCTTTTATTTGGTGCTTCTGGGTTAATTGATCAAAATACTATTACTGATGAATACACTCAAAAATTAGTTAGAGAATTTAAATTTTTGAGCCATAAATACAATTTAAAAGGTAAAGAAATGAGTAAGGTAGAATGGAATTATCTCAGATTACGACCCGCTAATTTTCCAAGTATTAGAATTGCTCAATTAGCTGCTATTGTCACAAATATCCCTCATTTATGTTCATCGTTTTTACACATTAACTCTCCCGATATTTTTTATAGACTTATGAAGATTCCAACATCTTCTTATTGGCATTCTCATTATCTATTTAATAAAGAATCTACTAAAGTAATCCCTAAATATATTGGTAAAGCCTCTTTACAGTCTTTATTAATTAATGTGATTATCCCTCTACAATTTGCGTACGGATTAGATAAAGAATTAGAAAGTTATACAGAAAAGGCAATTTCTTTATTAGATCAGATACCTAAAGAAAATAATAAAATCACAAGGCAATGGACTGCTTTAGGATTAAAAAATAATTCTTCTTTAGATTCTCAGGCACTTCTTGAACTTTATAATAATTACTGCTCAAAATCAAGATGTCTTGAATGTGGAATGGGACATCATTTGTTAACTAAGAAAAACGAACACATGAACATCTCATCATAA
- a CDS encoding ArsR/SmtB family transcription factor, with the protein MSIEYDKIEKAAFILKTIAHPVRLRILELLDCNNRLSVSEICDQLDCEQSLTSHHLSNMKLKGILTSKREGKNIYYSLKEKAVMNIMSCLEECQCNMG; encoded by the coding sequence ATGTCTATAGAATACGATAAAATTGAAAAGGCAGCTTTTATTCTAAAAACAATTGCACATCCGGTTAGATTAAGAATCTTAGAATTATTGGATTGTAATAATAGATTATCTGTAAGCGAAATCTGTGATCAGTTAGATTGTGAGCAATCTTTAACTTCTCATCATTTATCTAATATGAAGCTCAAAGGGATTTTGACTTCAAAAAGAGAGGGTAAAAATATTTATTACTCTTTAAAGGAAAAGGCTGTTATGAATATAATGTCTTGCCTAGAGGAATGTCAGTGTAATATGGGTTAA
- a CDS encoding BamA/TamA family outer membrane protein, which translates to MNRNHIKIYRSSIVLFVLKAIVSVFLFCNPITVQAQNDLLLTGLNEYKADTIGYVTINEIHLIGNKKTKKQIIYRELDIREGSLVPKKNIENYITSERNKVFNTQLFESVDVLVTQVADDVINIDFIMVERWYTWPVPLLELADRSFNEWWNNRNHDLSRIQYGLDFKQRNMRGRNETLDLLVKLGFSRQFTVGYSFPYIDKKQKTSLSFKGTFLEETTVAYKTEENKFVEVENDTEVLRRSWNGVINFGKRYGFYDHHNFSFQFTNDQVADTVAMLNPDFFLDGRTELKYFSLSYTYTRDKRDITSYPLDGYYLKFSLEKIGLGVFDDINSVNVAWTVNKFLPLGNTKRFFYFGGFAGKIGFPELVPYNNMRAIGYGSLMVRGYDNYVIEGQNVGVLKNEMKWRALSTKLKFDSIIKSKHVKQVPIDVLFKVYLDAGYSYFPQVDPSNAEFTNTPLIGYGFGLDLVTFYSSVLKFEYSFNRHGKGGGFYFYYSMDL; encoded by the coding sequence GTGAATAGAAACCATATAAAAATATATAGATCATCTATTGTTTTATTTGTTTTGAAAGCTATTGTTTCTGTCTTTTTATTTTGTAACCCAATTACAGTGCAAGCTCAGAATGACTTGTTACTTACGGGTTTAAATGAATATAAAGCGGATACAATTGGCTATGTTACAATAAATGAAATTCATTTAATTGGTAATAAAAAAACTAAGAAACAAATTATTTACCGCGAATTAGATATTCGTGAAGGAAGCTTAGTGCCCAAAAAAAATATTGAAAATTATATTACTAGCGAAAGAAATAAAGTATTTAATACTCAACTTTTTGAAAGTGTTGATGTTTTAGTTACTCAAGTGGCCGATGATGTGATAAATATTGATTTTATCATGGTTGAACGTTGGTACACTTGGCCTGTTCCTTTACTAGAGTTAGCAGATAGAAGTTTTAATGAGTGGTGGAATAACAGAAATCACGATTTATCTCGTATTCAATATGGACTAGATTTTAAGCAGCGGAATATGAGGGGTAGAAACGAAACTTTAGACCTTTTGGTAAAGTTGGGCTTCTCTCGTCAGTTTACTGTTGGTTATTCTTTTCCTTATATCGATAAAAAACAGAAGACAAGTTTATCCTTTAAAGGAACATTTTTAGAAGAAACAACGGTAGCCTACAAAACAGAAGAAAATAAATTTGTTGAAGTAGAAAATGATACTGAAGTTTTAAGAAGATCTTGGAATGGTGTTATCAATTTTGGTAAAAGATATGGTTTTTATGATCATCATAATTTCTCTTTTCAATTTACTAATGATCAAGTTGCAGACACTGTTGCAATGCTAAATCCGGATTTCTTTTTAGATGGTAGAACCGAGTTGAAATATTTTTCACTGAGTTATACTTACACTAGAGATAAAAGAGATATAACAAGCTACCCATTAGATGGCTACTATTTAAAATTTTCATTAGAGAAAATAGGATTAGGAGTTTTTGACGATATTAATAGTGTTAATGTAGCATGGACTGTCAATAAATTTCTTCCATTAGGAAACACAAAACGATTCTTCTACTTTGGTGGTTTTGCTGGTAAAATAGGTTTTCCAGAACTAGTACCATATAATAATATGAGAGCTATTGGATATGGTAGTTTAATGGTAAGAGGATATGATAACTATGTAATTGAAGGACAGAATGTAGGGGTGCTTAAAAATGAAATGAAATGGAGAGCACTATCTACAAAGCTTAAATTTGATTCGATTATTAAATCAAAACATGTTAAGCAAGTACCTATAGATGTTTTATTTAAAGTCTACCTAGATGCAGGTTATTCTTATTTTCCACAAGTTGACCCCTCAAATGCAGAGTTTACAAATACACCCTTAATAGGATACGGCTTTGGATTAGACCTCGTTACTTTTTACAGTTCAGTCTTAAAATTCGAGTATTCGTTTAATAGACACGGAAAGGGTGGAGGGTTTTACTTTTATTACTCAATGGATCTTTAA
- a CDS encoding PP2C family protein-serine/threonine phosphatase: MIGVREQYLTDYNIPHAPFPSFVKGLILNAWIISSYFLIWLFFQPKERDFQGLLWQIFVVALLSTLMSMGVNLLLTWLRDELQYNLPFLYAIFFHIEFTLLMTLLISTFVIWKKLILFEQTKFTHYTWNAFEIFLGITMLAHFFRIGTIDVYFKIPIAFLIVWILIISVNVRWVPHLNFQQKVQGIFKLAFIMLALSYFVASFQFYFYEQSLISDDLIKNLFPGTLFIFVFVYAASSALFMLFSLPTSSVFEKKEQEISSFRDLSLAVRDGKKDTDVYKVLLDSSLKSIQADAGWIIDGNYNVKTFYGVSKQDILIVNQDLKDANYQGSAPLKLNFQPYFRKESVNRNYRSILAMPIIVDQSVSGSLILVKNLQNSIDSVMQSTVGTYVAQAGIALFNLDLLSNAVKNEVYKNSMQIAKQTQEALMPKSLEINENIEVYVTWEPAIVVGGDYYDMHRINDQEVSFIIADVSGKGPKAAFNMAQMKGIYHSLAREDGIKPDEFFIRANAALTGCIQRDTFITATYLHINTEEKKVDYARAGHCPTLYYSVEKEEATFLDNRGLGLGIVRNNSYKKFIHNHEIQYKEGDLLLLYTDGITEARSKNKVDEYGYDMMKEILEHNHELPLKEIANKILVDIYEFMGKKAMDDDFTLLLIRL; the protein is encoded by the coding sequence ATGATTGGCGTAAGGGAGCAATATTTAACGGATTACAATATCCCGCATGCACCTTTCCCTTCTTTTGTTAAAGGATTAATTTTAAATGCTTGGATTATTAGCTCTTACTTTCTAATCTGGTTGTTTTTTCAACCTAAGGAACGGGATTTCCAAGGTTTACTATGGCAAATTTTTGTAGTTGCATTACTCTCTACTTTAATGTCTATGGGGGTAAACTTATTACTCACATGGTTACGAGACGAATTACAATATAACCTTCCTTTTCTCTACGCTATATTTTTCCATATTGAGTTTACTTTACTTATGACACTGCTCATAAGCACATTTGTAATATGGAAAAAATTAATACTGTTTGAGCAAACAAAATTTACGCACTATACCTGGAATGCATTCGAGATATTTCTTGGAATAACAATGCTTGCTCATTTCTTTAGAATAGGTACAATTGATGTCTATTTTAAAATTCCGATAGCATTTTTAATTGTATGGATTCTTATTATTTCTGTAAACGTAAGGTGGGTACCTCATTTAAACTTTCAGCAAAAAGTACAAGGAATATTTAAGCTTGCATTTATAATGCTTGCCCTTAGCTATTTTGTTGCAAGTTTTCAGTTTTACTTTTATGAGCAATCACTTATTTCAGACGATTTAATAAAGAACTTATTCCCTGGTACATTATTTATTTTTGTCTTTGTATATGCGGCATCGTCTGCTTTATTTATGCTCTTTAGTTTACCGACTTCTTCTGTTTTTGAGAAAAAAGAGCAAGAGATAAGTAGTTTTAGAGATCTAAGTTTAGCTGTTAGAGATGGAAAAAAAGACACCGATGTATACAAAGTACTTCTTGATAGTTCTTTAAAGAGTATTCAAGCAGATGCAGGGTGGATTATTGATGGAAATTATAATGTCAAGACATTTTACGGTGTTAGCAAACAAGATATTTTAATTGTAAATCAAGATTTAAAAGATGCAAACTATCAAGGTTCTGCTCCTTTAAAATTGAATTTTCAACCTTATTTTAGGAAAGAATCTGTCAACAGAAATTATAGATCTATTCTAGCTATGCCTATTATAGTAGATCAGTCTGTTAGTGGTTCTTTAATTCTTGTAAAAAATTTACAGAACTCTATAGATTCGGTAATGCAATCTACTGTTGGAACGTATGTCGCTCAAGCAGGAATTGCACTTTTTAACCTCGATTTATTATCAAATGCTGTAAAAAACGAGGTATATAAGAACAGTATGCAAATTGCGAAACAAACGCAAGAAGCATTAATGCCAAAGAGTTTAGAAATTAATGAAAATATTGAAGTGTATGTAACTTGGGAACCTGCAATTGTTGTTGGAGGAGACTATTATGATATGCACCGAATTAATGATCAAGAAGTAAGCTTTATTATTGCAGATGTATCTGGTAAAGGGCCAAAAGCTGCTTTTAATATGGCTCAAATGAAGGGTATATATCATTCTCTAGCTAGAGAAGACGGTATTAAACCAGATGAGTTTTTTATTAGAGCAAATGCAGCCTTGACAGGATGTATTCAAAGAGATACTTTTATTACTGCTACTTATTTACATATAAATACAGAAGAAAAGAAAGTTGATTATGCTAGAGCAGGTCACTGTCCTACTTTGTATTATAGTGTAGAAAAAGAAGAAGCTACGTTTTTAGATAACCGTGGACTAGGCTTAGGTATTGTAAGAAACAACTCTTACAAAAAGTTTATCCATAACCACGAAATACAATATAAAGAAGGAGATCTTTTGCTTCTTTATACAGATGGTATTACAGAGGCTAGAAGCAAGAATAAAGTCGATGAATATGGTTATGATATGATGAAAGAAATTTTAGAGCATAACCATGAACTTCCTCTTAAAGAAATTGCCAATAAAATTTTAGTTGATATTTATGAGTTCATGGGTAAAAAAGCCATGGATGATGATTTTACCTTACTTCTAATTCGACTTTAA
- the uraH gene encoding hydroxyisourate hydrolase — MKNFITGLLILLYSGISYSQESYQLSSHILDVTKGAPAQNVKIKLEKLKSDKSWISIDQKVTDENGRIKDFLKSTDKTNHKGIYKLTYFVSPYFKKQGIESFYPFIEVVFEIKDDKHYHVPITLSAFGYSTYRGN; from the coding sequence ATGAAAAATTTTATTACAGGATTATTAATCCTACTATACTCTGGTATATCATACTCTCAAGAATCTTATCAACTGTCAAGTCATATTCTTGATGTTACAAAAGGAGCTCCTGCTCAAAATGTAAAAATTAAGCTCGAAAAATTAAAAAGTGACAAATCTTGGATAAGTATTGATCAAAAAGTAACAGATGAAAATGGAAGAATTAAGGACTTCCTAAAAAGTACTGATAAAACAAATCACAAAGGAATCTACAAACTCACTTACTTTGTTAGTCCTTATTTTAAAAAGCAAGGAATCGAATCATTCTACCCTTTTATTGAAGTTGTTTTTGAAATAAAAGACGACAAACATTATCATGTACCTATCACTTTATCTGCCTTTGGTTATTCAACCTACAGAGGCAACTAA
- a CDS encoding DUF4199 family protein produces the protein MTNQTNNQPLKFLRPDLFKVGAIAGVMAAFVCAAYILLLNQIGENSFGRWKNVYFPLYGFFFAGAMSYFRLKLNNGRMQAPQGILIGITLNTVGSATYGFLLYIILSTKELGKAIITRHAADLKILMLEGKEIFIEQLGETEFNKQVAELDNLTPSILAIDQAIGMLFLGIFLTFLFMLIIKKK, from the coding sequence ATGACAAATCAAACTAATAATCAGCCCCTAAAGTTTTTACGCCCAGATCTTTTTAAGGTTGGTGCTATTGCTGGGGTTATGGCTGCATTTGTATGTGCCGCCTATATATTACTTCTAAATCAAATAGGAGAAAATTCTTTTGGTAGATGGAAAAACGTCTACTTCCCACTTTATGGGTTTTTCTTTGCTGGAGCAATGAGCTATTTCAGATTAAAACTGAACAATGGGAGAATGCAAGCTCCACAAGGAATTTTGATAGGAATTACTTTAAATACAGTAGGTTCTGCTACCTACGGTTTTTTACTGTATATTATACTAAGTACAAAAGAACTTGGGAAAGCAATTATTACTAGACATGCTGCAGATTTAAAAATCTTAATGCTAGAAGGTAAAGAGATTTTTATTGAGCAACTTGGCGAGACTGAATTTAATAAGCAGGTTGCCGAACTCGATAACTTAACACCAAGTATTTTAGCTATAGACCAAGCAATAGGGATGCTATTTTTAGGTATTTTCCTTACTTTCCTATTCATGCTCATCATCAAAAAGAAATAA
- a CDS encoding YggS family pyridoxal phosphate-dependent enzyme: MSSISENLATFNKELEGTACHLCAVSKTKPIEMLQEAYDAGQRILGENKVQELVDKNDALPKDIQWHMIGHLQRNKVKYIAPFISLIHSIDSPRLLNEVQKRAAQNDRVINCLLQIYIANEETKFGFSKDEVTDLLQSDTFKTMKSIKIVGVMGMATNTTNKEQVRKEFASLKVLFDDLKNQFNTLENVDLKEISMGMSGDYKIAIEEGSTMVRVGSAIFGARNYGNV; the protein is encoded by the coding sequence ATGTCATCAATTTCAGAAAACTTAGCCACTTTCAATAAGGAATTAGAAGGAACGGCGTGTCATTTATGTGCAGTAAGTAAAACTAAACCTATTGAGATGCTTCAAGAGGCTTACGATGCTGGACAGAGAATATTAGGTGAGAACAAAGTTCAAGAACTTGTTGATAAGAACGATGCACTTCCTAAAGATATCCAATGGCATATGATTGGGCATTTACAAAGAAATAAAGTGAAGTACATTGCTCCTTTTATTTCTTTAATTCATTCTATAGATAGCCCAAGACTATTAAATGAAGTTCAAAAAAGAGCTGCTCAAAATGACAGAGTAATCAATTGTTTACTCCAAATTTATATTGCAAATGAAGAAACTAAGTTTGGTTTTTCTAAAGATGAAGTAACTGATCTCTTACAATCAGATACTTTTAAAACTATGAAGAGTATCAAGATAGTTGGTGTAATGGGAATGGCAACTAATACTACAAATAAAGAACAGGTCCGTAAAGAATTTGCATCACTTAAAGTGTTATTTGATGACCTTAAAAATCAGTTTAATACTTTAGAAAATGTCGATTTAAAAGAGATATCAATGGGTATGTCTGGTGATTACAAAATTGCAATCGAAGAAGGGAGTACAATGGTTCGTGTGGGGAGTGCTATTTTTGGTGCTAGAAACTATGGAAATGTGTAA
- a CDS encoding Bax inhibitor-1/YccA family protein, which produces MREQNYSYNRRHSEKEIEDVQSSFMAKVYGWMSAGLIITALTSMFIANTYELVQMVASARWVLIIAQLGLVFAISGAINKLSSTTATLLFLLYSALTGATLSSIFYVYDINAIVSTFFVTAGTFVGMSIYGMTTKKDLSAMGSLLIMALFGLILTSVVNIFIGSSMIYWASSAIGVLIFVGLIAYDTQKIKELGYQSLDGESSRKMAILGALSLYLDFINLFLYLLRFFGGRRN; this is translated from the coding sequence ATGCGCGAACAAAATTATTCATATAATAGAAGACATTCTGAAAAAGAAATAGAAGATGTTCAAAGTTCATTTATGGCTAAAGTATATGGATGGATGAGTGCTGGTTTAATAATTACTGCACTAACATCTATGTTTATAGCAAATACATACGAACTTGTTCAAATGGTAGCCAGCGCAAGATGGGTATTAATTATAGCTCAATTAGGACTTGTATTTGCCATAAGTGGTGCTATAAATAAATTATCTAGTACTACAGCAACATTACTTTTCTTATTATATTCTGCCTTAACAGGAGCAACCTTATCTAGTATATTTTATGTATATGATATAAATGCAATTGTAAGCACATTCTTTGTTACAGCAGGTACCTTTGTAGGAATGAGTATATATGGAATGACTACTAAAAAAGATCTTTCTGCAATGGGAAGTTTACTAATTATGGCCTTATTTGGCTTAATTTTAACTTCTGTAGTTAATATATTTATTGGGAGTTCTATGATTTATTGGGCATCATCAGCAATAGGTGTATTAATTTTTGTTGGTTTAATTGCTTACGATACTCAAAAAATTAAAGAGCTTGGATACCAATCTTTAGATGGAGAATCTTCTAGAAAAATGGCTATTCTAGGTGCTTTAAGCTTATACTTAGACTTTATAAATCTTTTCTTATATCTACTTCGTTTCTTTGGCGGGCGTAGAAACTAA